A section of the Triticum dicoccoides isolate Atlit2015 ecotype Zavitan chromosome 7A, WEW_v2.0, whole genome shotgun sequence genome encodes:
- the LOC119329769 gene encoding protein APEM9-like: MGTSAAEGTDLWKQIDDAECYLVSGSFDQAVLTALSVSDQIRAANRERVWDDDELLEMLELVGIVLVQALKELRRTTEMFVQLKAMYGSVASIPVKVFLTGATMLMAEGSGPDLRPIFEDFLAKWRYTDDQVYVLNGEQEITSNGLIVTSTMTTEEYLEVVELYTVTFLSIASHEPENAISWVKKAELIEQDRQELLEKLNGLQAAGNEKSSTATGAKQSAERNLSASEKSPTPATHEDAPTSTTRAPNVKTNGLPKYIEPSLQRVPNNFDPMFWWFHSVRVKFGRMHIVLPSGKLMLLFSLLFSTVYVLRRKGAGLKRAVFQHASSLRRAFLDALQLAFSVQMNPLAAVQQTPQAPRGSW, translated from the exons ATGGGGACCTCAGCGGCCGAGGGAACGGATCTCTGGAAGCAAATAGACGACGCCGAGTG CTATCTGGTCAGCGGATCGTTCGACCAAGCGGTTTTGACTGCATTGTCTGTGTCTGATCAAATTCGAGCGGCCAATAGAGAAAGAGTATGGGATGATGATGAACTTTTGGAGATGCTCGAATTAGTTGGCATTGTACTCGTTCAAGCACTTAAAGAGCTCAGAAG GACAACTGAGATGTTTGTTCAGCTTAAAGCTATGTATGGTTCAGTGGCATCAATACCGGTGAAGGTTTTCCTGACAGG GGCTACCATGCTAATGGCAGAAGGTTCTGGGCCTGACCTTCGACCAATTTTTGAGGACTTCCTTGCTAAATGGAGATACACAGATGATCAAGTTTATGTTTTGAATGGAGAACAGGAAATAACTTCGAATGGTCTTATTGTTACATCAACTATGACAACTGAAGagtatttggaggtggtggaattgTATACAGTTACATTCCTTAGCATTGCCTCTCATGAGCCTGAAAATGCCATCTCATGGGTAAAAAAGGCAGAATTGATTGAGCAAGATCGACAG GAGCTGCTAGAAAAACTTAATGGACTTCAAGCAGCTGGAAATGAAAAGTCATCCACTGCTACAGGAGCAAAACAATCAGCAGAGAGGAACCTTTCCGCTTCTGAGAAAAGCCCAACACCAGCAACCCATGAGGATGCTCCGACAAGCACCACACGTGCACCCAATGTGAAAACAAATGGCTTACCAAAGTACATTGAGCCTTCCCTTCAGCGCGTCCCAAATAACTTTGATCCCATGTTTTGGTGGTTCCATTCGGTGCGCGTAAAGTTTGGCAGAATGCATATTGTTCTACCAAGTGGTAAGCTAATGCTTCTGTTCTCGCTGCTGTTCTCGACAGTCTACGTTCTACGGAGGAAAGGCGCCGGCTTGAAGAG GGCGGTGTTCCAACACGCTTCGTCCCTGCGACGGGCGTTCCTCGATGCCCTCCAGCTTGCGTTCTCCGTCCAGATGAACCCGCTAGCGGCTGTTCAACAGACGCCGCAGGCCCCTCGAGGAAGCTGGTGA
- the LOC119333706 gene encoding probable serine/threonine-protein kinase PBL17 produces MHRWLIGSCGDMRPPRRRIQEPQVQEEPRPRRCTSSPPKLRKTSSEAIMLSLPKDLAEFRAMSVYGNLKLFTYDQLRRATGDFSPTQIIGEGGFGVVYKGVIGAVVVAVKRLNPDGIQGDREWLTEVSCLGQYSHPNLVELIGYCCDDDHRLLVYEFMAKGSLENHLFRRACTLSWTTRVRIALDVARGLAFLHGAARPIIYRDFKTSNILLDADFGAKLSDFGLAKEGPVGGKTHVSTRVMGTYGYAAPEYMATGHLTAMSDVYGFGVVLLEMLVGQRALEPSRAGRAGNLVDWARPILIRGSKLEKIVDARMAQQGAYSARALERVARLAYDCLSQNPKVRPAMSRVVLVLEAALAMAYSRNEHNRCIQFSSPSSLASCNFTETKPA; encoded by the exons ATGCACCGGTGGCTCATCGGCAGCTGCGGCGACATgcgcccgccccgccgccgcatCCAGGAACCGCAAGTCCAAG AGGAGCCTCGGCCGCGTCGGTGCACGTCGTCGCCGCCGAAGCTGAGGAAGACGAGCTCGGAGGCGATTATGCTCTCCCTGCCCAAGGACCTGGCGGAGTTTCGGGCGATGTCGGTGTACGGGAACCTCAAGCTCTTCACGTACGACCAGCTCAGGCGGGCCACCGGCGACTTCAGCCCCACGCAGATCATTGGCGAGGGCGGCTTCGGCGTCGTCTACAAGGGGGTCATTGGCGCTGTGgtggtcgccgtcaagcggctcaaCCCGGACGGCATTCAGGGCGACCGCGAGTGGCTG ACCGAGGTGAGTTGCCTGGGGCAGTACAGCCACCCGAACCTGGTGGAGCTCATCGGCTACTGCTGCGACGACGACCACCGGCTGCTGGTGTACGAGTTCATGGCCAAGGGCAGCCTCGAGAACCACCTCTTCCGAC GCGCGTGCACCCTGTCATGGACAACCCGGGTGAGGATCGCGCTAGACGTGGCGAGGGGGCTGGCGTTCCTCCACGGCGCGGCGCGGCCCATCATCTACCGCGACTTCAAAACCTCCAACATCCTCCTCGACGCCGACTTCGGCGCGAAGCTGTCAGACTTCGGGCTGGCCAAGGAGGGGCCGGTGGGCGGGAAGACGCACGTGTCCACCCGGGTGATGGGCACCTACGGCTACGCGGCGCCGGAGTACATGGCGACGGGGCACCTCACGGCGATGAGCGACGTGTACGGCTTCGGCGTTGTGCTGCTGGAGATGCTGGTGGGGCAGCGCGCGCTGGAGCCGAGCCGGGCGGGGAGGGCGGGCAACCTGGTGGACTGGGCGCGCCCGATCCTCATCCGGGGCAGCAAGCTGGAGAAGATCGTGGACGCCCGGATGGCGCAGCAGGGCGCCTACTCGGCGCGCGCGCTGGAGCGGGTGGCGCGGCTGGCGTACGACTGCCTCAGCCAGAACCCCAAGGTGCGGCCCGCCATGAGCCGGGTCGTGCTCgtgctcgaggccgcgctcgccat GGCATACAGTAGAAACGAGCACAATCGGTGCATACAATTCTCCAGTCCAAGCTCACTTGCCAGCTGCAACTTTACTGAAACTAAACCCGCCTGA